The SAR324 cluster bacterium genome includes a window with the following:
- the lpxD gene encoding UDP-3-O-(3-hydroxymyristoyl)glucosamine N-acyltransferase yields the protein MKRIRQTITLEELARQLDLPFSGEPSLKLTHACGLDQLKPGGVAYLASASGLSSVPTPRGVHRKQHHEEEISGDEIAVIVPAGTNAEGRNFLFAHDPLAAHVKVTALLHSQQKPEGQVHPTATLGENVQVGENVWVGPQVVLYDGVRIGSGSIIHAGCVLMTDAVIGENCEIFPKVVVQEDCIIGDRVILQSGSVIGADGHGYFQREGVNQKIPQVGRVVIQDDVEIGANTTVDRARFADTVVKAGSKIDNQVQIAHNVVIGEHALISAQSAIGGSAVIGHHLIMGGQTGIRDNVQVGNHVTAVARSVITSNISDKEVVGGMPSRPVSQWRKTQALIHRLEELFDRLKKVESRLS from the coding sequence ATGAAACGCATTCGGCAAACAATCACGCTTGAAGAACTAGCTCGTCAACTAGATTTACCCTTTAGTGGTGAACCCTCCCTGAAATTAACTCATGCCTGTGGGCTGGATCAACTGAAACCTGGAGGGGTAGCTTATTTGGCCTCCGCTAGTGGATTGAGCAGTGTCCCTACTCCGAGAGGAGTTCATCGAAAACAACATCATGAAGAGGAAATCAGTGGTGATGAGATTGCGGTGATTGTTCCAGCAGGCACCAACGCTGAGGGTCGAAATTTTCTGTTTGCCCATGATCCGCTGGCAGCTCATGTTAAAGTAACAGCCCTGTTGCATTCTCAGCAAAAGCCAGAAGGCCAAGTTCATCCCACAGCAACTTTAGGCGAAAATGTTCAAGTTGGAGAAAATGTTTGGGTAGGCCCGCAAGTGGTACTCTATGATGGAGTTCGAATTGGATCAGGCAGCATTATACATGCTGGTTGTGTCTTGATGACTGATGCTGTGATTGGGGAGAATTGTGAAATTTTTCCAAAAGTTGTGGTGCAGGAAGACTGTATCATTGGTGATCGGGTGATCCTCCAGAGTGGATCAGTAATTGGGGCAGACGGGCACGGTTATTTTCAGAGAGAGGGTGTAAATCAGAAAATTCCACAGGTGGGTCGGGTGGTGATTCAAGATGACGTTGAAATTGGAGCTAATACTACGGTGGATCGAGCCCGATTTGCAGACACTGTTGTCAAGGCAGGGAGCAAAATTGATAATCAGGTTCAAATTGCTCACAATGTTGTGATTGGAGAGCATGCGCTGATTTCTGCCCAATCAGCCATTGGAGGAAGTGCGGTAATTGGGCATCATCTGATTATGGGTGGGCAAACCGGAATTAGAGATAATGTTCAGGTTGGTAATCATGTGACAGCGGTTGCGCGCTCGGTGATTACCAGTAATATCTCCGATAAGGAGGTAGTGGGTGGAATGCCCTCCAGACCAGTTTCTCAGTGGCGCAAAACTCAGGCATTGATTCACCGACTAGAAGAACTCTTTGACCGCCTCAAAAAAGTAGAATCTCGTTTATCATGA
- a CDS encoding molybdopterin molybdotransferase MoeA, with protein sequence MLTYEEAKVTILAHARAQELEKVNFRNAVGRALAEDLVALEDQPPFDNSAVDGYAVKLNEIAKATEGNPIALRCQEYIFAGRLDTISLQEGECIQVATGAPLPVGADAVVMREQVVRNGEKVYFSHSTKSGNNLRRRGRDMSIGDPLFPVGTTIAPTHLALLAAQGLVEVPLHRRLKINILSTGTELVDPTIKPGPGQIREANSFLLEALLQTEACEVTRLHRVVDDLEGTIKVLDEALKADALLISGGVSVGDSDFVKAALKELGVEEIFWRVKIKPGKPLYFGHLGDTKVFGLPGNPASTFVLFEELVRPFLRKCLGHQQLEVPMRSAKISEDFDETSERLQLLRARWYHLDGTDWVRPVPQQGSFSIASIAQANSLIHMPGDSQPLRSGQSVSVRPLAHRFALFG encoded by the coding sequence ATGCTAACTTACGAAGAAGCCAAAGTCACCATTCTTGCGCACGCTCGGGCACAAGAATTAGAAAAAGTTAATTTTAGAAACGCAGTCGGAAGAGCCCTAGCTGAAGATCTTGTTGCTCTGGAAGATCAGCCTCCTTTCGATAATTCAGCAGTGGATGGCTACGCAGTAAAATTGAATGAAATCGCTAAAGCTACTGAAGGAAATCCAATAGCTCTACGATGCCAGGAATATATTTTCGCTGGTCGATTAGACACGATCTCTCTGCAGGAAGGGGAATGCATTCAAGTTGCTACGGGGGCGCCCTTGCCTGTAGGTGCAGATGCTGTGGTAATGCGAGAACAGGTTGTGAGGAATGGTGAGAAAGTTTATTTCTCGCATTCCACAAAAAGTGGCAATAACCTTCGTCGTAGGGGGCGAGACATGTCCATTGGAGACCCTCTGTTTCCAGTCGGAACAACGATTGCCCCAACGCATCTCGCCTTGCTGGCGGCCCAAGGTCTGGTTGAAGTCCCATTGCACAGAAGGCTGAAGATAAATATTTTGTCTACGGGAACAGAACTGGTTGATCCAACCATCAAACCTGGACCTGGTCAAATTCGTGAGGCAAACAGTTTTTTGCTTGAAGCTCTGCTCCAAACAGAGGCTTGTGAGGTAACGAGACTGCACCGGGTAGTTGATGATTTAGAAGGTACAATCAAAGTTCTTGATGAGGCGCTGAAAGCGGATGCTTTGTTGATATCAGGAGGTGTCTCGGTTGGTGACTCAGATTTTGTTAAGGCTGCTTTAAAAGAATTAGGAGTCGAAGAAATTTTCTGGCGGGTCAAAATCAAACCTGGTAAGCCCCTCTACTTTGGACATCTTGGAGACACAAAGGTTTTTGGATTGCCGGGTAATCCAGCTTCCACGTTCGTTCTTTTTGAAGAATTGGTCAGGCCGTTTCTGCGTAAATGTCTTGGTCACCAACAACTGGAAGTACCGATGCGATCAGCAAAAATCTCTGAGGATTTTGATGAAACCTCAGAGAGACTGCAACTTTTAAGAGCCCGCTGGTACCATCTTGATGGTACTGATTGGGTTCGTCCTGTACCTCAACAAGGTTCTTTTAGTATTGCCTCGATAGCACAGGCTAACTCGCTGATTCACATGCCGGGGGATTCCCAACCTTTACGATCTGGGCAGTCAGTCAGTGTTCGACCTCTTGCACATCGTTTTGCTTTATTTGGTTAA
- a CDS encoding phosphatase PAP2 family protein, translated as MGRTLFEGSLPGGSDPAILFVLASFLLYFRAWKFNASERLREWRPFLGFIITTTLAGGLGYVHCLKWIIGRARPHLVWDKQWPFSEWYEFGPHYIAEGIYRGSFPSGHTAVVLVPMLLSVIWLTDYKYRKPQLAICWAIGCIVLAVGMAVARSMTAHHWISDSLGIFGPVALIAYWLYFDFLKVPQQRAYFRRNKKLPEMPRLWELQLCGWGFLVILGLICWFWGLRSVQLQSVPYFLGLAPVGALLMTWGFLRIQRLYAGIFDWLHD; from the coding sequence ATGGGCCGCACCCTCTTTGAGGGCTCTTTGCCGGGAGGAAGTGATCCCGCCATTCTGTTTGTCCTAGCTAGTTTCCTACTCTACTTCAGAGCTTGGAAATTCAACGCATCAGAGCGCCTGCGGGAGTGGCGTCCCTTTTTGGGGTTCATTATCACAACAACCCTTGCAGGAGGATTGGGTTATGTTCACTGCCTTAAATGGATCATCGGCAGGGCTCGCCCACATCTTGTTTGGGACAAGCAGTGGCCGTTTAGTGAATGGTATGAATTTGGGCCACATTACATTGCAGAAGGAATCTACAGAGGTAGTTTTCCGAGTGGGCATACTGCGGTGGTCCTTGTGCCGATGCTCCTATCTGTAATTTGGTTAACAGACTACAAGTACCGAAAGCCACAGTTAGCTATCTGTTGGGCAATTGGCTGTATTGTGTTAGCTGTAGGTATGGCAGTAGCTCGTTCAATGACGGCTCATCATTGGATCAGTGATAGTCTTGGAATTTTCGGACCTGTGGCATTGATAGCTTACTGGCTCTATTTCGATTTTTTGAAAGTTCCCCAACAGAGGGCCTATTTCCGCAGGAACAAGAAGCTACCTGAGATGCCACGTCTCTGGGAGCTGCAACTTTGTGGTTGGGGCTTTCTAGTGATTCTGGGATTGATCTGCTGGTTTTGGGGGTTACGCTCTGTACAACTGCAGTCAGTTCCCTATTTTCTGGGGTTAGCTCCAGTCGGAGCGCTTCTAATGACTTGGGGTTTCCTGAGGATTCAACGACTTTATGCAGGCATCTTTGACTGGTTGCACGATTGA
- a CDS encoding NAD(P)-dependent oxidoreductase — MKVSFLGLGVMGYPMAGYLVKAGHEVCVYNRTAEKAANWVQQHGGTSASTPSEAAKGAEIVFTCVGNDDDLRQVVNGEQGAFRSMDKGTLLVDHTTTSAIVARELAGVGASLGVGFMDAPISGGQSGAENGILTVMCGGDQANYDQAEPVIQAYARSVKRLGEVGSGQLTKMVNQICVAGVVQSLAEAIHFTQRAGLDPLAVIEVISKGAAQSWQMENRHKTMVADEFEFGFAVDWMRKDLGIVLNEARQNGAQLPGTAMIDQFYSGVQALGGGRWDTSSLLKLLQDPK, encoded by the coding sequence ATGAAAGTAAGTTTTTTGGGACTGGGCGTGATGGGTTACCCGATGGCTGGCTATCTGGTAAAAGCTGGTCACGAGGTATGTGTTTATAACCGTACAGCAGAAAAAGCCGCAAATTGGGTTCAGCAGCATGGTGGAACAAGTGCAAGTACTCCTTCAGAAGCTGCAAAAGGAGCTGAAATTGTGTTTACCTGTGTTGGTAATGACGACGATCTCCGTCAGGTAGTAAATGGAGAGCAGGGTGCCTTCCGTAGTATGGACAAAGGAACCTTACTGGTTGATCACACGACCACATCAGCAATTGTGGCGAGGGAACTTGCGGGTGTGGGAGCTTCCTTGGGAGTCGGATTTATGGATGCGCCAATTTCTGGGGGTCAAAGTGGTGCTGAAAACGGGATTCTGACTGTGATGTGTGGTGGAGATCAGGCAAACTACGATCAAGCTGAGCCTGTCATTCAAGCCTATGCACGATCAGTCAAACGACTTGGAGAAGTTGGCTCCGGTCAACTAACGAAGATGGTCAATCAAATCTGCGTCGCAGGGGTTGTTCAATCCTTGGCAGAAGCCATTCATTTCACACAGCGAGCAGGGTTGGATCCGTTGGCTGTGATCGAGGTGATTTCAAAAGGAGCTGCACAATCATGGCAAATGGAAAACCGACACAAGACCATGGTGGCTGATGAATTCGAATTTGGTTTTGCTGTTGATTGGATGCGTAAGGATTTGGGGATTGTGCTCAATGAAGCCCGGCAAAACGGTGCTCAGCTACCCGGAACTGCGATGATCGATCAATTTTACTCTGGCGTTCAAGCTTTGGGTGGAGGACGCTGGGATACATCTAGTTTGCTCAAGTTGTTACAAGATCCAAAATAA
- the priA gene encoding primosomal protein N': MIVEIALVIPLRQVFDYQWPAGWNGPKLGQRVLVPFRRQKKCGLIVGIKEKSEFDSVRQVLALLDEHPIINRELLDLTKWVAEYYFCGWGEVLQTALPGGLGVHLQSEYSWGPSRPDQNSDLSEKFSGLLKKERWTDQEWKELKPSATDEELRQCWLDSGVLKVQRHLVQQRAKIKTERWVRLKNTPSDKLGKSSRKKTKRQRLLEILLKCDSVPWLNLRDETKAPASLLKQLVEEQVVETFEERVFRRFLPQGLPTPTDFRKLSEDQHNVWTLIEQSLDSKKYKAFLLHGVTGSGKTEVYLHAVRKCLVLEKTALVLVPEISLTPQLVNRFRERFGDLVAVLHSGMDDGERFDEWSRIQLGQAKIAIGARSAIFAPLQNLGLVVIDEEHDQSYKQGESPRYQGRDVAVYRAFQEKTTVILGSATPSIESWQNGRTGKYHLLELPSRALIGAKLPEVELLDLRQQPRQSGCYFFTKELVEALRICLQKKDQAILFLNRRGYAPVVQCPECENTINCDACSLSLVYHQSSEKLCCHQCDYNQTFPKICPNCGTQTAMRLVGTGTEQIEQDLRVVFPEARLLRMDRDTLHGKHALSEMQQKIQSHEVDIVIGTQLVTKGHDFPNVTLVGVLLADLGLNLPDFRSAERTFQLLTQVAGRAGRGEKPGRVLIQTNNPHHHSLLTAQLQDYESFVNQELPLRERFRQPPFLSLASVLCISRDEHRAKDLALSLRQNLRSNGQGEVICQGPAEAPIRRINHRFRWQVLIKASSAGLIRRIFEKSLLGPEPLICSREENIILDIDPQHLM, from the coding sequence GTGATCGTAGAAATTGCTCTCGTCATTCCTCTTCGCCAAGTCTTTGACTATCAGTGGCCTGCAGGATGGAATGGGCCCAAATTAGGACAACGGGTTTTGGTCCCTTTTCGACGTCAAAAAAAGTGTGGTTTGATTGTTGGGATCAAAGAAAAATCTGAATTTGACAGTGTCCGACAGGTCTTAGCGTTGCTGGATGAGCATCCGATCATCAACAGGGAACTCTTGGATCTGACCAAATGGGTTGCAGAATACTATTTCTGTGGGTGGGGGGAAGTCTTGCAGACTGCTTTGCCTGGGGGGTTAGGAGTTCATTTGCAAAGTGAATATTCGTGGGGACCCTCAAGACCAGATCAGAACTCAGATCTATCAGAAAAATTTTCTGGTCTGCTAAAGAAGGAGCGCTGGACAGACCAGGAATGGAAGGAGTTGAAGCCCTCCGCAACCGATGAAGAACTCCGCCAGTGTTGGCTAGATAGCGGAGTGCTTAAAGTGCAGCGTCATCTTGTGCAACAAAGAGCAAAAATTAAGACAGAACGCTGGGTCAGGCTGAAAAACACTCCTTCTGATAAGCTTGGCAAATCAAGTCGTAAGAAAACTAAACGTCAACGCTTACTAGAAATATTGCTAAAGTGCGACTCAGTACCTTGGCTTAACCTCCGTGATGAAACCAAAGCTCCAGCTTCTTTATTGAAGCAACTGGTCGAGGAACAAGTTGTCGAAACTTTCGAAGAACGAGTTTTCAGAAGATTTTTGCCACAAGGTCTACCGACACCTACGGACTTTCGAAAACTTTCGGAGGATCAGCATAATGTTTGGACACTGATTGAACAAAGTCTGGACTCCAAAAAATACAAAGCCTTTCTTCTGCATGGTGTGACGGGAAGTGGGAAGACAGAGGTCTACCTTCACGCTGTTAGAAAATGCCTTGTTTTGGAAAAGACAGCCTTGGTGCTTGTTCCTGAAATTTCCTTAACGCCACAATTGGTCAATCGCTTTCGTGAAAGATTTGGGGATCTTGTGGCTGTTCTTCACAGTGGAATGGATGATGGGGAACGATTTGATGAATGGTCACGTATTCAATTGGGACAAGCCAAAATCGCAATTGGTGCTCGTAGCGCCATTTTTGCGCCTTTGCAGAACCTTGGGCTAGTCGTCATCGATGAAGAGCATGACCAATCTTACAAGCAAGGTGAGTCCCCACGTTATCAAGGTCGTGATGTTGCTGTTTATCGAGCTTTCCAGGAAAAAACAACGGTTATCTTGGGTTCGGCAACTCCGTCAATTGAATCATGGCAAAATGGCAGGACAGGAAAGTACCATTTGCTAGAACTGCCATCCAGAGCCCTGATCGGAGCAAAGCTTCCTGAGGTTGAGCTACTAGATCTGCGCCAGCAGCCTCGACAGTCTGGTTGCTACTTCTTTACAAAGGAACTCGTTGAGGCTCTTCGGATCTGCCTTCAGAAAAAAGACCAGGCAATTCTCTTTCTGAATCGAAGAGGATATGCTCCAGTCGTTCAGTGTCCAGAATGTGAGAATACAATTAATTGTGATGCCTGTAGTTTGAGCTTGGTGTATCATCAGAGCAGCGAAAAACTCTGCTGCCACCAATGTGATTACAACCAAACGTTTCCGAAGATCTGTCCTAATTGTGGAACGCAGACGGCCATGCGATTGGTGGGAACTGGTACAGAACAGATTGAGCAAGATCTTCGTGTCGTTTTCCCTGAAGCCCGGCTGCTCAGGATGGATCGTGATACGCTACATGGAAAGCATGCGTTGAGCGAAATGCAGCAGAAGATTCAAAGTCATGAAGTCGACATCGTCATTGGTACTCAACTGGTTACCAAGGGACATGACTTCCCTAATGTGACTTTAGTGGGAGTGCTTTTGGCCGATTTGGGGTTGAATTTGCCAGATTTTCGCTCAGCGGAGAGGACTTTCCAACTACTCACTCAAGTTGCTGGCAGAGCTGGGCGAGGTGAGAAGCCAGGCCGGGTTTTGATTCAGACAAACAATCCTCATCATCACAGTTTGCTAACCGCTCAACTTCAAGATTACGAATCTTTTGTGAATCAGGAGTTACCACTACGAGAAAGATTCAGGCAGCCTCCATTTTTGAGCCTGGCAAGTGTGCTCTGTATTTCTCGAGATGAGCATCGAGCTAAGGATCTTGCCTTATCTCTTCGGCAAAATTTAAGATCAAACGGCCAAGGGGAAGTAATCTGTCAGGGACCGGCCGAAGCACCGATTCGACGTATTAACCATCGCTTCCGATGGCAGGTATTGATTAAGGCTTCCTCTGCAGGATTGATTCGAAGAATTTTTGAAAAATCACTTCTCGGTCCAGAACCCTTGATCTGTAGTCGAGAAGAAAACATTATTCTTGATATCGACCCACAACATTTGATGTGA
- a CDS encoding aldehyde dehydrogenase family protein has protein sequence MSQHFNLQIPGAQSDDGQIEVTAPYDGTLIATVTAADADAVGLALSTADRLYRDRDLWLKPAKRMEILEKTASIMSERAEELAVEAAREGGKPLIDSRAEVARAIDGVRNCIEVLRTQAGEEIPMNLNPASEGKFAVTRYEPIGIVVAVSAFNHPLNLIVHQVGPAVATGCPVIIKPAEDTPLSCFRFINILREAGLPEEWCQSLIVNNLENATKLVTDSRVAFFSFIGSARVGWSLRSQVAPGTRCALEHGGAAPVVVAADADLERLLPSLTKGGFYHAGQVCVSVQRVFADSSIAREVAKRMAEKAKNLIVGDPTDAATEVGPLIRHRETDRVEAWVNEAVAAGAELFCGGKRISDSCFEATVLLNPPTDCKVSQAEIFGPVVCVYSVENVDAAIARANDVPFSFQASVFTRSIDTAMRAYRRLNASAVMVNEHTAFRVDWMPFAGLKQSGLAVGGIPFTMHDMQVHKMLVLHSEELRP, from the coding sequence ATGAGCCAGCACTTCAACCTACAAATCCCCGGAGCACAAAGTGATGATGGCCAAATTGAGGTTACCGCTCCCTACGATGGAACTTTGATTGCCACCGTAACTGCAGCTGATGCTGATGCAGTAGGGTTAGCCCTTTCCACCGCAGATCGATTGTACCGAGATCGAGATCTGTGGCTGAAGCCCGCCAAACGAATGGAAATACTTGAAAAAACTGCTTCCATCATGTCTGAAAGAGCAGAGGAATTAGCAGTGGAAGCTGCCCGAGAAGGAGGTAAACCTTTAATTGACTCAAGGGCAGAAGTAGCTAGGGCAATTGATGGTGTGAGAAACTGCATTGAGGTTCTGAGAACTCAGGCTGGAGAGGAAATCCCAATGAATCTCAATCCTGCTTCAGAGGGCAAGTTTGCTGTAACGAGATATGAGCCCATTGGTATCGTTGTGGCAGTCAGTGCCTTCAATCATCCACTTAACTTGATTGTACATCAGGTCGGACCTGCTGTAGCAACAGGATGTCCAGTGATCATAAAACCTGCAGAGGACACCCCTCTTTCCTGCTTCCGTTTCATCAACATCCTTCGGGAGGCAGGGTTACCTGAAGAATGGTGCCAATCACTGATCGTTAATAATTTAGAAAATGCCACAAAATTGGTCACTGATTCCCGTGTGGCCTTCTTCTCCTTCATTGGTAGCGCACGTGTGGGCTGGTCACTACGATCTCAAGTTGCTCCAGGAACACGCTGTGCTCTTGAACATGGGGGAGCTGCTCCTGTTGTAGTTGCCGCGGATGCAGATTTAGAGCGATTGTTGCCCTCACTCACGAAGGGGGGATTCTATCACGCTGGGCAAGTATGCGTATCAGTACAAAGAGTATTTGCTGATAGCAGTATTGCTCGAGAAGTGGCTAAAAGAATGGCGGAAAAAGCCAAAAATTTGATAGTTGGAGATCCCACAGATGCAGCCACTGAAGTAGGCCCACTGATTCGACATAGAGAAACCGACAGGGTAGAGGCTTGGGTCAACGAGGCAGTAGCTGCTGGTGCAGAATTGTTCTGTGGAGGGAAGCGGATTTCTGACTCATGTTTTGAAGCCACCGTCCTGTTGAATCCCCCAACTGACTGCAAAGTGAGCCAGGCAGAAATCTTTGGGCCAGTCGTCTGCGTCTACAGTGTTGAGAATGTAGATGCTGCAATCGCTAGGGCCAATGACGTTCCCTTTTCCTTTCAGGCCTCTGTCTTCACTAGAAGCATTGACACTGCAATGCGTGCCTACAGACGTCTCAATGCATCTGCGGTAATGGTCAATGAGCATACCGCATTTCGAGTGGACTGGATGCCATTTGCAGGCTTGAAACAATCTGGCTTGGCAGTCGGGGGCATCCCCTTCACAATGCATGACATGCAGGTGCACAAAATGTTAGTGCTCCACTCAGAGGAGCTACGTCCGTGA
- a CDS encoding SDR family oxidoreductase: MNSSLFSLENQIVLITGSSRGLGWSMAKAVAEAGATVLLHGRDENLLKERQQHLQELGQNAEYYIFDVTNDEEVHAAFGKIREQQGQLDGLINNAGIQHRRPLTEFELADFDRVMDTNLRASWLLSREAVRLMQGQESGSIVNIASIMGPQARKTISAYTTSKAGVVGLTKALAVELGPEGIRCNGIAPGYFATELATDLFKDPNFTAFVSGRTPMQRWGNPDELGGAAVFLLSKAASYVNGNVIFVDGGLACQV; encoded by the coding sequence ATGAACTCTTCATTGTTTTCACTTGAAAACCAAATTGTGTTGATCACTGGATCAAGCCGAGGACTTGGGTGGTCCATGGCCAAGGCAGTTGCGGAAGCTGGAGCCACCGTTCTGCTGCATGGCCGAGATGAAAACTTACTCAAAGAACGTCAGCAGCATCTTCAGGAGCTTGGCCAGAATGCCGAATACTATATTTTTGATGTCACCAATGACGAGGAAGTGCATGCCGCTTTTGGAAAAATTCGGGAACAGCAAGGTCAATTGGATGGCTTGATCAACAATGCTGGCATTCAACATCGCCGTCCACTCACTGAGTTTGAATTAGCAGATTTTGATCGAGTGATGGACACGAACCTTCGGGCGAGTTGGTTACTTTCTCGGGAAGCCGTGCGCTTGATGCAAGGTCAAGAGTCTGGATCTATTGTCAATATTGCTTCGATCATGGGTCCTCAGGCTCGTAAGACAATCTCTGCCTACACCACCAGCAAAGCTGGAGTGGTCGGCTTGACCAAGGCCCTAGCTGTTGAATTGGGACCAGAAGGCATTCGCTGTAACGGCATCGCTCCAGGCTACTTTGCCACAGAGCTGGCTACCGATCTTTTCAAAGATCCCAATTTCACCGCCTTTGTTTCTGGACGAACCCCGATGCAGCGCTGGGGTAATCCCGATGAGCTGGGTGGAGCCGCTGTCTTTCTGCTCTCCAAGGCAGCTTCTTATGTAAATGGGAACGTGATCTTTGTCGATGGAGGACTGGCTTGCCAAGTCTAA
- the larB gene encoding nickel pincer cofactor biosynthesis protein LarB → MNSSQLLQLLEYVAEGSQSPDSALKKLRTFQVENLGFAEVDHHRQLRNGFSEVVYCDGKTPEQVAEIFTALNRETPNASLLGTRASAAHYRAVKKNLGGCGYCEASKCLYLDQTEEDKLKGDVLLVSAGTTDRPVLLEAAHTARLTGSRIEVMEDLGVAGLQRIVSRHERLIKARVIVVAAGMEAALPTVVAGLVSCPVIGIPTSVGYGTSFSGVTALLGMLNSCASNLCCVNIDAGFRAGYLASLINRN, encoded by the coding sequence ATGAATTCTTCACAACTACTCCAACTGCTGGAATATGTTGCAGAGGGAAGCCAATCTCCAGACTCTGCCCTGAAAAAACTAAGAACCTTTCAGGTCGAGAATTTGGGGTTTGCAGAAGTGGACCATCATAGACAACTCCGCAATGGTTTTTCTGAAGTTGTCTATTGTGATGGCAAAACCCCTGAACAAGTTGCAGAGATCTTTACGGCACTGAATCGTGAAACACCAAACGCCTCGCTTCTCGGAACCAGGGCTAGCGCTGCTCATTACAGAGCGGTAAAAAAAAACCTCGGTGGCTGCGGCTATTGTGAAGCCTCCAAGTGTCTTTATCTCGACCAAACTGAGGAGGATAAACTCAAGGGTGATGTCTTGTTGGTCAGTGCTGGAACTACGGATCGTCCGGTCTTGTTAGAAGCTGCTCACACGGCCAGACTCACTGGAAGCCGAATCGAGGTGATGGAAGACTTGGGGGTTGCGGGACTACAGCGGATTGTGTCTAGACACGAACGTTTGATAAAGGCTCGGGTGATTGTGGTTGCTGCAGGGATGGAAGCTGCTCTGCCAACAGTGGTAGCAGGACTGGTTTCCTGCCCAGTAATCGGAATTCCCACCTCAGTTGGCTATGGTACCTCTTTTAGCGGTGTCACGGCTTTGTTGGGCATGCTCAACAGCTGTGCTTCTAACCTTTGCTGCGTAAATATTGATGCTGGCTTCCGAGCAGGATATCTAGCTAGTTTGATCAACAGGAACTGA
- the larC gene encoding nickel pincer cofactor biosynthesis protein LarC: protein MHLHLHSTSGISGDMLVGGFLGLGLPLDFLQEQLVKLNLKGWEISQKNVEKLGVSAIQFEVAYEEQNHHRHLTDILEILGKSELSPKAKSIVEDLFQSLGRAESSVHQVPIEEVHFHEVGAVDTIIDIVSIAVALEYFEIESVSSNTILEGVGKVRFSHGECDLPVPAVRELLGDIPLQRIPVSSELVTPTGAVFLQRFVECFSDLSPLLQPRKGVGCGTKDLPHPNVLELQLSEQKLIAEEIIRLEANVDDLSPQLLASCIEKVLTAGALDGWASPVFGKKGRIGQQLVLLCLEKDRDSLLELLLKESGSFGVRVQPVKRLKLDSRHENFSTEWGNISMRSGFLGEQCWQWKPEHRDIINAADRTGQPPVLIEAQVRQAWGAKLLSSGETE from the coding sequence ATGCATCTTCATCTTCACTCCACTTCAGGGATCAGCGGGGATATGCTTGTCGGGGGCTTCTTAGGCTTGGGATTGCCCTTAGATTTCCTCCAGGAACAACTGGTAAAGTTGAATCTCAAAGGATGGGAAATTTCTCAGAAAAATGTTGAAAAACTTGGGGTTTCAGCCATTCAGTTTGAGGTAGCGTACGAGGAACAAAACCATCATCGACACCTCACAGACATTCTTGAAATTCTTGGCAAGTCGGAGCTTTCCCCAAAAGCCAAGTCCATCGTAGAAGATTTATTCCAATCATTGGGTCGTGCCGAATCATCAGTCCATCAAGTACCCATCGAGGAGGTTCACTTTCACGAAGTTGGCGCTGTCGATACCATCATTGACATTGTTTCTATTGCGGTCGCCTTGGAGTATTTTGAAATTGAGAGCGTTTCCTCGAACACTATTTTGGAAGGAGTGGGGAAAGTTAGATTTTCTCATGGAGAATGCGATCTCCCCGTTCCGGCTGTTAGAGAACTGTTAGGAGATATTCCCCTGCAAAGAATTCCTGTTTCTTCTGAGCTTGTTACTCCGACCGGTGCAGTTTTTCTCCAAAGATTTGTAGAATGTTTTTCAGATCTCTCTCCACTACTGCAACCCAGAAAAGGAGTTGGCTGTGGAACCAAGGATCTACCTCATCCCAATGTGTTGGAATTACAGCTAAGTGAGCAAAAGCTAATAGCTGAGGAGATCATAAGATTAGAAGCAAACGTTGATGACCTCAGTCCTCAACTATTAGCTTCCTGTATCGAAAAAGTCCTAACTGCTGGAGCATTGGACGGTTGGGCTAGCCCAGTTTTTGGTAAGAAGGGTCGGATTGGACAGCAATTGGTGCTGCTTTGCTTGGAGAAAGATCGAGATTCACTGCTAGAGCTTCTTTTAAAGGAATCAGGTAGTTTTGGAGTTCGTGTCCAGCCTGTAAAAAGACTCAAGTTGGATTCAAGGCATGAAAACTTCTCTACAGAATGGGGAAATATTTCAATGAGATCAGGGTTTCTTGGTGAACAGTGCTGGCAATGGAAACCGGAGCATCGTGATATTATCAATGCCGCAGATCGGACTGGTCAACCTCCAGTATTGATTGAGGCTCAGGTTCGGCAAGCTTGGGGGGCAAAGTTGTTGTCATCAGGGGAAACAGAATGA